In Eucalyptus grandis isolate ANBG69807.140 chromosome 4, ASM1654582v1, whole genome shotgun sequence, the following proteins share a genomic window:
- the LOC104441329 gene encoding putative invertase inhibitor has translation MSPCPSVSLLLIFFLTSVHAASADGGSTIIIHETCKKCAQEDPNVSYKFCVASLESNPYCHCDNLRGLGLVSIKLLRHNVTRTRSYTEKLLKSKEMDPSVRACLQDCLELYSDAVATLAEAIRAYKDERYGDANIDLSSVMDASTTCEDGFTEKGTGSPLARRNKDAFRLSALALSIITMLSRSSH, from the coding sequence ATGAGTCCTTGTCCTTCGGTCTCTCTactcctcatcttcttcctcacctCCGTCCACGCTGCATCTGCAGATGGCGGCAGCACCATCATAATCCACGAAACGTGCAAGAAATGCGCGCAAGAAGACCCCAACGTCAGCTACAAGTTCTGCGTCGCGTCGCTCGAGTCGAACCCGTACTGCCACTGCGACAACCTCCGGGGGCTCGGCCTCGTCTCCATCAAGCTGTTGCGGCACAACGTGACACGCACGAGGTCTTACACAGAGAAGCTTCTGAAGAGCAAGGAGATGGATCCATCCGTCAGAGCATGCTTGCAAGATTGCTTGGAGCTGTACTCCGATGCGGTCGCGACGCTTGCAGAGGCGATCAGAGCCTACAAGGACGAGAGGTACGGGGATGCAAACATCGACCTGAGCTCGGTCATGGACGCATCGACGACGTGTGAGGACGGGTTCACGGAGAAAGGCACGGGGTCGCCGTTGGCCAGGAGGAACAAGGACGCGTTCCGGTTGTCGGCTTTGGCTCTCTCGATCATTACGATGCTCTCGCGTTCTTCGCATTAG